From the genome of Littorina saxatilis isolate snail1 unplaced genomic scaffold, US_GU_Lsax_2.0 scaffold_871, whole genome shotgun sequence:
TTCAATTATCTCCCCTTACCCACAAAGTCCACAAATTAACTCTCCTAACAACAATATCTCCTTCATTAGACTTCCCATAATTATCAATACTCATCAACTTTCAAAGTCCCCTCTTTACTTAATTACTCATTAATTACCATAATTAACTACTTAATTAACCACCCTGGCCATCTCGTCAAAGTTACCATTTAACTTTAACCacaacatcattatcaaaataccAGAGTCCCAACATGACCAATTATGTAATAATTCTTACAATTTTCACTCCCTTAAATACCTAATTATAGTCTTTACTTTTATACAATTGTAaagacaccatcatcaataTAAATGTACAAAGTATTTACAACTCCCATTTCACAAAGTCAATACAACATGGCTGCCCCCATAATCAACAATTCCTATTTCATTATTTGACCCAACCATTTACAAGCAGCCCCTTCACAAACAACGCCACTTCTCTTACCCCTTATGAATTTAAGTCATATTACATAGTGGCACCTCGTTCTTTCCTCTTTCTCTAaccgtgatgacgtcacatattTACAACCAACCCCCCGTCTTCTGTCTTGACAGAGAACTCCCGTTTAAAACCTCCCGTACCTCGTCTCCAAATTTCCGCACTAACAACTACTACACGACTATTCTCTGGAATTAACGCTCTCTACCTTAAATACACCCTCCAGAAAAATAAATCCTTCCCACACATGAGTTCACTCGCAGTAACTGCTGAcacctcttttcttctttccacCAGCCACCTCGCTCTCCCCACTTCTTGTGCTTGAGCCATTTCAGCACAGGTCCTTTGTGCCAAGGGGACTCCATTTATCTTCAAATTTAGATTCCCTCTCTCGTCCTTCCTACTTCTTGCACAATGAAAAACTGTCCACCCCCTTTCCCTTGTTTCCCAttttccctctcccctttctaCCCCCGACACCCTACACATAAAATGACACCAACCCAGGAAACTAAAAAACTAAAActctctcatacacaaacactaccGAACCAACAAATTTTGACCCTGAGCACGGAAGGAGAGAAAAACTACAGAATTTCACCACACCTTGCCGTTCGAGGACTGACCACCCGTAGAACCCTTGAAGCCACACCAAGACAGCTGGAACACAACTTGTCTCCGGGGTCGAATAAAACATCAACACGCCGGTCGGCCGGATAGAGCATTCACATCAACCATCCGTTCTCTTCACAGTTTTACACAGCAGTGACCTTCGAGCCTGTGACTCGTTCACGCATCACGCAACCCCACGTGCGTGAATACACTCccgcgattggctgtccatagCCACGGACACACACCGAGTCACTGTATAGGCACCCATCTGAGCCAAAACCGCACGAAACCCAACTCATGCACGAATTACAAATAATTCATGGCTGGACTTGGGCAGAGTTTGTGACAAACCCCCCACCCAAGTACAAAACACCCTGTATTGAACCAAAAATCACACACCTCTGCCCAATGCCAGGAATCCTAAAACGTGTAATCCAACCACAACTCCCCCTGAACTAAAACACTACCCAACTCTACTGACATCCATGGACTTGCAAAAAATGATCCAGCCCACCAAAATCAGTCCATTTTGATGGTTCAATGCTTCCCACATCTGGTTACTCTTCTGAGCGACTGAGCAAGTCGGCCCCCACGTTGTCTCTTCCAGGAATCGCCTGGATGGTATACATGTAGGGTTGCAGAGCCAACGCCCACCGCATCAACCTCTTGTTAGTCGCCTTCAAACCCTCCAGGTACTCCAAGGGTTTGTGGTCGGACTGGATGCAGAAAGGTTTTCCGTAGAGGTACGGGCCAAACTTCCGCACCCCCCACACCACCGCCAAGCACTCGCGCTCGATGGTACTGTAGTTACGCTCTGCTGGCAGCAACTTTTTGCTCGCACAGGCCACCATCTGCATCCCGTTCCCCTGGTCTTGGAGTAGCATCGCCCCCAACCCAACACCGGATGCATCTGTGCGAAGAGTGAAAGGCACGGAAAAATCCGGCAGCTTGCACACCGGCTCTGTGGATAACTTCACTTTCAGCGTATCAAGGGCCACCTGCATAGGCTTCGTCCATATGACCTTGTTGGGCTGTGACTTCTTGGTTGCGTCTGTCAGCGGAAGTGCAATGTCAGCAAAACCCGGCACAAATCGACGGTAGAATCCGGCTAGTCCTAGGAAGGATCGGATCTGCCGCTTTGTTGTTGGCCTGGGCATCTTCGCTATCTTGTCCATCTTCCCTTCTTTTGTCCAGAGATCCCTCAAGATGGCCATGGGTCCCCTCACCGTACGGCCGTACAGCAACTCAAATGGGGAGAACCCAGTACTTTCCTGCGGAACCTCCCTGTATGCGAACAAGACACCTGGGATAAACCGATCCCATGTCTTGGGGTCCTCCACACACAATTTCTTGATCATGGCTTTCAATGTGCCATTAAACCTTTCAACCAAGCCGTTGCATTGCGCATGGTACGGCGTAGTGGTTCGTCCCTTGACGGCGAGCAACCGGTGAACTTCTCGCATGACGGCCCCGGTGAACTGTCCACCCTGGTCCGACAGGACCTCCTTGGGTATTCCCAACCTCGTCCACATTGTCCACAGCGCTTCGGCCACCTTCTCTGCCTCGATGGACTTAAGTGCCACAGCCTCGGGGTAGCGCGTCGCATAGTCCACCATCACCAGGATGAATCTCGCCCCACTGTCAGCTGCCGGCTTGATCGGCCCCACCAAATCCACCGCCACCTTCTCAAATGGAACATTGGGCAGAGGCATTTGCCCAAGCGGCACTTTGGCAACTCGTCCCTTCGGCGTGACTTTTTGGCATCGGTCGCAGGACTGACAGTATCGTCGCACGTCTTCGCACAGGCCTGGCCAATAAAAATCTGCCCATAGACGTTCGCGGGTCTTCTTGGTGCCCAGATGTCCTGCCATGGGTGTGTCGTGGGCGAACTTGAGTAGTCCTTTCCTCAAGGATCTGGGAACGCATATTTGTGAACACTCCAATTTCTTCTCCCGATAAACCCTCTTGAGTATCCCACGAGACATCTTGAACTCCACCATGCCCTTTCCTGCTTGTACCTGTTTCCCTTCCTTCGCCAGTCGTTTTGCGCGCACTAGTGTTTCATCTTCCTGTTGCAAGACTTTCAGCTGATCCGGAGTCACTTGCAGCCCTTCAAtctgcaccaccaccaccggttTCACCGGCCGTGTACCTGCTTCAGCCTGTGCTCTGGTTGTCACTGCCGCACACAACGCCCGTCTGGGATACATCGATACTTCCACCCAGTCTCCGCTCGTAAGCTGGGCCAGGTTTCCCAGAAAAATGTCAGGCCTGATGTTGTCGTTCACGATGGCAAGAATCCTCTCACAGATGTACGGCGATTCTACGTCAACCCATGCTAAGGGATACGTCTTTGTGCAGTCTAAGTCGGCAAACTCTACGTGCACTGTCCCGTTGGTGTAATCTTCAGGCCTAACAAATGCAGCCTTTACCATGGTCTTGTCTGCCCCTGAATCACGTAGACTGATTGCGTCTCTCCCGTTAACCTTGCACCTTCCCATCGGCCGAAATGGAATTTTCTCGCAGTCTTGGCACAACGGCTCTGACGGCTCGGAAGATCTCGTCTGGTCATCTTGCTCGGTCGTCATGCAGGCGTTCGCGGTACACTCCCTGGCAATGTGTCCCGTCTTCTTGCACCTATGACATATCACCCGATTGTTGTATTCCCGATTCCAGTTCGTCTTTTTGTTCCTGCTGCCCTCTACTGGCCTCACTTGGCCCTCTG
Proteins encoded in this window:
- the LOC138955225 gene encoding uncharacterized protein — protein: MSNSDRDERQLRRAARMEEKVPATSAAASLVVTPPRFTVPSGGATLLATGGMPGAVSTPRVERSLGTPGVLGTRSVGAQRLAMGYGEGQAVRGVSPIMVQGSNGFDDESVDRELARFRSQGESLGLQGATLAQFVMAQVRREAAIVEERVAQAKLRKEERRQRKEERELQEKKEEARRQAEAAQRREEIEARRQEEEARRKEERELQEKKEEARRKEEEARRKEEEARRKEERELQEKKEEARRKEEEARRKEERELQEKKEEARRKEEEARRKEEEARRKDEAAQRREEREFQERKEEARRQEEEVRRRDEAERRQEERRIREEELQASEARWKEELALRTGGTEREPSFDKYRVKMSFCDDSVNIDDYLLHFERTATTHRWSRATWAGRLADQLKGRAERAYLRMTPEDASDYDMLKVALLEEFHHTPEHYRREFRNITKQGDENFVQFSRRLQTLLDQWIAMSQCAGDYDRLYDLILREQLMSNFRGELFQYVSDKKPATAKEAAVLAFTHLESKRDARLFNAKRNIGGQMDEEEKKKEKTTSNGGTKTGGGSEEQAEQSEGQVRPVEGSRNKKTNWNREYNNRVICHRCKKTGHIARECTANACMTTEQDDQTRSSEPSEPLCQDCEKIPFRPMGRCKVNGRDAISLRDSGADKTMVKAAFVRPEDYTNGTVHVEFADLDCTKTYPLAWVDVESPYICERILAIVNDNIRPDIFLGNLAQLTSGDWVEVSMYPRRALCAAVTTRAQAEAGTRPVKPVVVVQIEGLQVTPDQLKVLQQEDETLVRAKRLAKEGKQVQAGKGMVEFKMSRGILKRVYREKKLECSQICVPRSLRKGLLKFAHDTPMAGHLGTKKTRERLWADFYWPGLCEDVRRYCQSCDRCQKVTPKGRVAKVPLGQMPLPNVPFEKVAVDLVGPIKPAADSGARFILVMVDYATRYPEAVALKSIEAEKVAEALWTMWTRLGIPKEVLSDQGGQFTGAVMREVHRLLAVKGRTTTPYHAQCNGLVERFNGTLKAMIKKLCVEDPKTWDRFIPGVLFAYREVPQESTGFSPFELLYGRTVRGPMAILRDLWTKEGKMDKIAKMPRPTTKRQIRSFLGLAGFYRRFVPGFADIALPLTDATKKSQPNKVIWTKPMQVALDTLKVKLSTEPVCKLPDFSVPFTLRTDASGVGLGAMLLQDQGNGMQMVACASKKLLPAERNYSTIERECLAVVWGVRKFGPYLYGKPFCIQSDHKPLEYLEGLKATNKRLMRWALALQPYMYTIQAIPGRDNVGADLLSRSEE